The genomic interval CCTGCTGGGCGTCGAACGTATGAAAACCGGCGAGGTGCGGGCGCGCGATGCGCGCGGACGTCATACCACCACCCATCGCGCGCTGCTGTCACTGCCGTGGGGCGCCTGCCTGATCGACACCCCCGGCATGCGAGAGGTCCGACCAACCGGCGAAGAGACGCTGGCCGATGCCGGATTCGCCGATATCGAAGCATTGGCCGCTGAGTGCAGGTTTCGCGACTGCCGGCACGCCGGAGAACCGGGATGTGCGCTACGTTCAGCACTCGAGGACGGGCGCGTGGGCATCGAACGCGTCGAGCACTTTCTGAAACTCAGGGACGAACTCGCTCGACGCGGCACGCCGTCGGCGCCGGCAGGCGCCGGGCGCCCGGGCGCCCGGCGTCGCAAACGCTAGCCGGCCGGCAGATGGCGCTCTGAAGCGGCAACGTGTTCAGCCCGACGGTGCCGGTATGCCGCGAATGAGCATCACGTAGGCCGCCACGGATCCCGCCGCCGAAACGCTCATCACCATTGCCATTGCCTGCGCATCGCCGCCGAGCGCGCCGACCCCCCATGTGGCGGCCGCTCCCGCCGAGAACTGGCATACACCGAACAGCGCCGAGGCTGCACCCGCCGCGTCGGGCGCCAGATCCAATAGCCCGGCCACCGTATTCGCACCCGCCACACCAACCGTCGACAGCAGAAAGAACAGCGGAACGGCCACGCCCCAGAAGCCGCCGAAGCCGGTGAACGTGGTCGCCAGCAATACCAGACCGCAGGCGAGCGTGTTGCAAACGGCGACCCCGAGCAGCGTTCGATAGCCGTAGCGCATGACCAGTCGGCCGTTGGCGAAGGTGCCGATCAGCATGGCCAGCACGTTGGCACCGAAATAGAAGCCGAACACGGACGCGTCGATATCGAACTGGGTGATATAGACAAACGAACTGGCCGCTACATAGGAAAACAGCGCGCCGAACATCAGGCTTCCGCACAGAAGAAACAGTGCAACCGGCAATCGACGTAGCAGCGACAGGTAGCCGACATACTGCGAGACCAGGCTGCGATCCCGCACGCGTCGATGCGGCGCATGTGACTCGGCCAGCAGAAGGCGCAGCGCGATCAGGCAGGCGACCGCATAGACCAACAGCACCCAGAAGATGCCCTGCCAGGAAAAGACCGTCAGTATGACCCCGCCGAGAATCGGCGCGACCAGCGGCGCACTTGCCATGACCATCACCACAAACGACATGACGCTGGCGGCCCGCGCGCCCTCGAACTGGTCGCGCACGACCGCCCGTGCCATCACCGGCGCGGCCGCTGCACCAAACCCCTGCACCGCCCGGGCAGCAATGAGCATGCCGATCGAGTCCGACCGTGCACAGGCAAGGCTCGCGATCAGATACAGCGTGATCCCGAAATACAGGATCGGCAGACGCCCATAGCGGTCGGATATCGGGCCATAGGTCAGTTGACCCGCCGCCAGACCGATAAAGAACAGGCTCAGGCTGTACTGTACGTGAGCGGCCGAGACCGAGAACTGTTCGGCAAGCCCCGGCATGGCTGGCAGATACATGTCGATGGACAGCGGTGCGATCGCCGTCAGCATGCCCAGCACACCGACGAAGATCCAATGCGCTACCCCGCTGTGCGGGTTCGGCGCCATGCGACACACTCCTTGGGCAATCGAGCGACCGCGCGCGGGCGGGCAGCAGAAGATCAGCGTCGAGCCGCAGCCGCGCGCCGGGTCAGAGCCGCGGCATTATGCCAGCCGGCATCTACCACGGCCACCGCTTCACCGACCTCATCCTCACGTGGATGCAAGCGTGTGAGCACCCGGCCCGGTGGCATCTCGACAGCCAGCTTGAAGCCCGACTCGTGCACGATACGGGCACTGGCCGCCCAGTAGACGGTGCGCGCCATATTGAATATCAGGTCGTCGCGCACGGCCTCCTTATGCCAAAGCCGACGCCGGGCATTGGCACTGAAATAAGCCAGTTCGGGCGGCTCGAAGGCGACGCCGGCAGCCGCCCGGTCGAGCTCCGCAGCCGGCGCCTCGAGCAGCGCGCAATGCGACGGCACAGCTACGTCGAGGCGTTGCGTGCGCACCGCGCCGGCCCGCTCGGCAAGCTCGGCAATACGGGTCAAGGCCGTCAAATGACCGGCCACCACGATCTGTTCGTCACCGTTGACGTTGCCGACATAGACCGGCGTGCGATCACTGTGTACCTCGTCGACCAGGCTGCGTACATGTGCTTCGCCCAGGCCGATTACCGCCGCCATGCCGTAATCCTTCGGATAGGCGCAGCTCATCAGACGGCCGCGCTCGGCCACCAGCCGCAGCGCATCGTCGAAGGCCAGCGCACCGGCGATGACCGCGGCCGGCCAGGCACCGATCGACAGCCCCATGACGGCATCGACCACGGCCCCGTCGGCAATCAGATGCCGGGCGCTCGCCACACCGAGCACGGTCAATGCGATTTGTACATGGCGGGTATCGGCCAGTCGCCGGGCCTCGTCCAGGCCGGCCATCGGCAGATCGAGCGTATCGTCTGCCTCGGCCAGCGTCTGTCGCACGGTGTCGCTATCCGGCAGATCGGCTAGCATGCCGGGCCGCTGGGCGCCCTGGCCGGCAAAGGTGAACACCACGCCCATGCCTCAGCCCCGCCCGGCCGCGACCGGTCCGCTCTCGGTCACGGCTGGCGTGCCCCACGGATCGGATGACAGGCGCGGCCCGTGATCGGTCTTGATCAGTACCGATGGTGCCTGACTGGCCCACTCGGCCAGGGCCACGCCGCCCCCTGGGGTTTCGAGTTGCACGTCGCAGCGTACTGGCAGGCTGTTCAGATCGCGGCGCAGTTTGGCCGCCCCGCTGCGCGGCATCGGTTGGGGGGTGCGCACGACCAGATCCAGGTCGGAGGCGACGTGACAGACCGGATGGCCGCTGGCCAGTTCGAAACCGACCGCGCCCGAGATACCCCAGCACAGGTCGGCGGCGGCAAAAACGCTCGCCACCTCGGCGATCGCCGCTATCGCTGCGACACGCGTGCCCCGGCGGCTGGTCAATGATTCAGGCGCCACGCGCCGTATGATCGCGGATTCCGCGATATGCCCGCCGTATCGCTGGCCGCGATGGCTTCCGCGCAGCCCGACCGGCAGCCGGTCGCGGCAGCGCGGCGCACGCCGAATCACCGCCGGCAGTCCGGAGGCCAGACACGCACGCGCCCACGCCGGCGGATCGTCGGCGAGGGCCGCCGGCTCACACCAGACCAGATCGTGCGGCCGGGGAACGCCGGTATCACAGCTGTAGCCGAGCGATGCAGACATCGCGCTTGCCGCCGGCCTCAGGGCGCTGTGCGCCATTGTTCGGCCAGTCGCCGTCGTACCTCGACCGATGCCGTGCGTCCGGGGCTATCCAGCCGCGATTTCAGGCTCCGATCGTCGCCGATATCGGCACGCGCCCTGTCCAGGGCCGACATCACGCGGGCTACGTCGGCGGTGCCGGGCGTATCCGCAGAGTCCACCGCCAACCGTTCGAACAACAGCCCGAGCGTGTCGAAACTGGCGATGTCGTAGGCCATGGGCGTGATGGTCTCGGCCAGCTTGTCAACGCCTTCGACGGTTCGCTGTGTGATTCGAGCCGCGGCCTGCTTGCCCATGGCATGCACTTGTACGCCTTCGTCGTCGAGTGCGATCAGCCGGTTGGCCTGATAGCCGTGGGCCAGAAACGCACCCGACATGGCCTTACCGACGATGAGCCCGATCACCGGATGCCCGGCCTGCCTGGCTCGTGCGTAGCTCTGTGCCGCCGCGGCCAGGGCCTGATGAATACCGAACGCTTCTTCAATGCGCCCGTAGGCCTGGCTGGGCACGTCGATCACGGCGATGATGGGTCGTTTGTCCGGTTGCTTCGCATCGGCCTCGATTACGTCATCGAGTGCGCGCGCCAGCGTCCAGCCTTCGACCAACCCGACCTCGCCGGCGCGAGCCCGCACAAAGCGATTGTCGGCATCCGGAACGACCGCGATATAACGTGCGTGATCATGATCGACGACCTGTACGCTTGACGGATACCCCGCCCGGCGGTCGGCGCCGTCGGTCAGTGCAGCCAGCCAGCGTGCGCCGCGCGAGCTCGCCGCGTTGTCCGCGTTTTGCGGGCGTGTGGCGCGGGTCGCTGGCGGCTGGTCATACACGCTTCGAACCTCGGCCGGCGATAAGGCTCGAGACGGGTCGATGGCGCTCAGCCGAGCAAGCTGGGTATCCACGGCCCGCATGCGCGCCGGCGTGGCCGGCGGCGCGGTCACGGCCTCGGCGATCGCAGCCGCCAGGTTTTCGCAATCGTCGTCGCACAACCGTTCGACCAGGCCGGTGGCATGGCGCTGATCGCCCCCGGTCAGTCCCCAGATGAGCGGACGATCGCGCGAGTCGAATTCGTCGATGCCGGCTTCCTGTTCGATCACCTGCGGGCCATTGAGACCCAGTCGCGCCTCGCGGGTGACGATCAGTTCCGAGCACAACCCGGCCGCGATCGACATCCCGCCGAAACAGCCGACCGGCCCGGTGATGACGCCCACCACCGGCACGAACTCGCGCAATGCCACGATGGCGGCATGAATCTCGGCGATAGCCGCCAGCCCGCAGTTGGCTTCCTGCAGCCGTACGCCACCGGTCTCCAGCAGCAAGACGGGCACCACCGGCTGACCGTCGCGAGCGTCGGCCAGCGCGGCTTCGAGCGCGCCGGCGATCTTGGCCCCACCCACTTCGCCCATGGAGCCGCCCTGGAAGGCCGGTTCGATCGCGGCGCACACGACGTCCACGCCGGCGATGGTTCCGCGGGCGATGACCACGCCGTCATCGGCCTGGGTGACGATGTCCTGCATCGCCAGCCAGGGCGAGCGCAGCCGCTCGAAGGGATCGAGCAGCTCGCGCATCGTTCCGCTATCGAGGACACGCGTCACGCGTGCACGGGCGCTCATCTCGACGAAGCTCTGTCTTTCCAGCAGCCCGGCACTGTTCATGACCGCTGTCCTCGGGCCGATTCCATGGCCTGGGCGATCCGCAGCCTGACCACGGCCGGCGTGGCGCCGAAGTCGTTGATCTCCAGGGCCACGGCCGGTTGAGTTTCGTCAGCAAAGATGCGACCCAGCACGGCGGTCCAGATATCGTTAACGCCGTCGACCGATGTCTGTACCACCACCGTCGACCGGCCCGCCCGGCCCGGCTCGAGCAGCACCTCAAGATCGCCGGAACCGACCACGCCGGCCAGCGCGCGCTGTCGCGCCGGTGCCCCGGCGGGATAATCAAGCGTAAGCGTTTGCATCTACAACCTCCTGTATCGCCGGGCGCCACCGCACACCGTGGCCGAACTGATCGCGGGCCGCCGTCTCCAGCGCATCGATGAATAATGTCGCAGCGAGCAGATCCGCACTGCCGCCCGGGGAACTGTGTGCTGCAATGAGCTCGGCTTCGAGACGTGCCAGCGTGCGTGCGCCGGCACGGGTACCGACACCGCCCGCTTCGAGAATGTCGCAGGCTCTGGACTGGACTCGCGCAAGTCCTGCCCGACCCGAGCGGCTCAACACGCAGGTATCGTCGACGATCGCCATCAATGCGATCAGGCTGTTCAGCCGTGCGACCCGTTCGCTCGCGCCGGCCGCTCGTGCGGCCCGCAGCACCGGCAAACCCGCGTGACTGATCTGCCAGAAACCGGCGGCGGCCTCGGCCCGTGCGCCGGCCACACCGTAACGCCGTATCGCTCGCTGACCGTTGGAGTCGCGATCGTCGGCCAGAGCCGGGTCGTCGATGGCGGCCATGACTGCCACCCAGTCCAGCAGGGCTGGCGCCTGCCAGCGGCCGGGCTCGGCGGCGGCCGCTGCCACCAGCAGGCCCAACGCCCAGATCGCCCCGCGATGGGTGTTGACGCCGGCGGTGGCGATCATCATCCGTGCTTCACTTTCGCGGCCGAGCACGCCGAGTTCGGCGCGCAGCCGCCCCAGATCACGCTCGCGAGTCGCTGCCACGGCGCAATCATGAAAGCCGACGGTCAACGCTTGGCCCGAGGCGACCATCAACGCGTGATTCATGTCGTGATGCGCGCCGCTGTCGCGGGTGTCCACCAGCCCGGGCTTGGGCGTGAGGTCGACCTCGGCCCGCAGTGCCTGCGTGGCAGTGCGTGCGAGCATCTGCGCCAGCGTCTCCGCGTGCAGTCCAGGCCCGGTTGCTCTGTCGGAGGGCATCATCACCAGCTCTTGAACCGCGGCGGCGGCTCGTAGAGCCCGCCCGACCAGTCGACGAGATCGGCGATGCTGGAGGCGGCCAGCTGTGCGCGTGTCGCCTCCGTGCGGGTCACGCCCAGATCCTCGGGCAGACATACCTTGCCCTGTTCGCGCAGCCTTGCAGTAGTGGCCGTATCGGCCGACAGGCCGAGCGGGGTGACACCGGCGACGGCCGCGATCATCGCGCGTCGTTCGTCGATCGAATCAGCCCGATAGAGATAGGCCAGACCCTCTTCGGTGAGCAGATGCGTGGTGTCGTCGCCGTAGACCATGACCGGCGCCAGCGCCAGCCCGGCTTTTTCGGCCACGGTCACCGCATCCAGACGGTCGACGAACGTCGGCTTGAGCCCCGCCTGGAACGTTTCGACCATCTGCACCACCAGCTTGCGGCCGCGCGCCAGCGGATCGCCGGCCGGAGCCAGATCGGCCCAGGCCGGAGTGGCATGCCGGCGGCCGCGTGCGTCCGAGCCGAGATTGGGCGCGCCGCCGAAGCCGGACACGCGCGACGTGGTCACCGTCGAGGAATTGCCGTCGGGATCGATCTGTAGCGTCGAGCCGATGAACATGTCGGCCGCGTACTGGCCGGCGAGCTGACAGAACGCCCGGTTGGAGCGCAGCGACCCGTCGTGGCCGGTAAAGAACACGTCGGGCCGTGCGGCGACATACTTTTCCATGCCCAGCTCGGTGCCGAAACAATGGACTGACTCCACCCAGCCGGATTCGATGGCCGGAATCAGGGTCGGATGCGGATTGAGCACCCAGTTGCGCGCGATCTTCCCGCGCAACCCCAGGGCTTCGCCATAGGTCGGCAGCAGCAGTTCGATGGCTGCGGTATTGAAGCCGATGCCATGGTTGAGCGAGGTCACGCCGTGCTCGGCGTAGATGCCCTTAAGCGCCATCATCGCCATGAAGATCTGTACCGGCGTGATATGACGCGGGTCGCGGGTGAACAACGGCTCGATGAAGAACGGCTTGTCCGCTTCGACCACGACATCCACCCACGAGGCCGGAATATCCACCCGGTCCAGGTCCGCGGGGTCGTCCACGATCTCGTTGACCTGGGCGATCACGATACCGTTGGAAAACGCGGTAGCTTCGGCCAGCGCCGGCGTGTCTTCGGTCGACGGCCCGGTATACAGGTTACCGGCCCGATCGGCCTTGAACGCCGCGGTCAGCAGCACGCGCGGAATCAGATCCACGAACAGGCGCGAATAGAGCTCGATATAGGTATGAATGGCACCGACCTCGATGGTGCCGTCCATCATCAGTTGGCCGATTCGATGGCTCTGCGTACCGGAAAACGCGAAATCCAGCTTGCGGGCGATGCCTTTCTCGAACACTGCCAGATGTTCCGGACGCCCGACGCTGGGCTGGATCATGTGCAGGTCATGGATACGCGCCGGATCCAGATCCGCGAGCGCGCCGGACAGGAAATCCGCCTGTTTCTGGTTATTGCCCTCGGCAATCACCCGGTCGTGCGAGCGGATCAGCGCATACAACGCTTCGCCGATATGCTCTCGGGCCAGCAGCTTGCCATCCAGTCGGTGGGCGATCGCGGCCATGCGTTCGGACTTGTCCTCGGACCGGGTGTTCCAGTTGCGTTCGGTCATGCTCTATCCTGGCTCGCACGCGGGAACAGCACGGTAAGATGCGCCCACGCGGGGTTCAATAAACCTGCGTCATGTGTAGTTAACGTCACGCTAATCGCCGCGGGAGCCGCCCGCCTCATCGTGACCCTTGCCGGGCCCGGACCATGAGCAGCGACGAAATCACCCTGCGCAAGCTCGAGATCTTTCTGGTATTCATGCGTGAGCGGAATCTCGCGCGCGCGGCCGAAGCGCTGTCGCTGTCGAATGTTTCGGTCCACAAGGCCATTCATTCGCTCGAATCCGCGGTGGGCTGTCCGTTGTTCGCCCATCGCAGCCGCTCGCTGGTGCCGCTGGCCTCGGCGTTCGTGCTCGAACGCGACGCGCGCGAGATCATCGACCGAATTCAGGCCAGCGTCGACGCCGCCCGGCAGGCGGCCGGCATCTCGCCGAGCATCTTCCGTATCGGCTCGCTGTATTCGCTCACCGTCGCGCTGGTCCCCGACATCATCAACTGTCTGAAGACGGCAGTGCCCGACTGCGATATCGAGCTCGTGCTGGGCTCCAACGCCGACCTTGAAACCAAACTGCACGCCGGCGATATCGACGCCGCCCTGTTCTGCGTGCACGAACTGCGTGCCAGCCGGCATCGTGTGGTGTTGCCGTTGTTCGACGACGAGATCCAGCTCGCCTGTGCACACGGCAGCCCGCGCCTGGGCCCGGCGTCGGCCGACGCCGATCTGCGTCACTACAACGGGCGACCGTTCGTGGTGCTCTCCCAGGATTTCTCGACCGGACGGGATGCCTATCGAATGTTCCAGGAAGCCGATATCACGCCGCGTGTGGCCTTGCGCGCCAACGACATCTTCACGCTGACCAGCTTGGTCAAGGGTGGCGTCGGACATGCGTTGCTGCCGGGCCGAATCGACAATATCTACCCGGGCCAGCTGGATTTCTTCCGCGTCGTATCCGCCCAGCGCGTGATTCAGACGATCGGCCTGTGTTACCTGAAATCGCGCGCCAGCGACGAGCGGGTCGTCGCCCTGGCCCGGGCGGCGACCGAAGTCACCGCCTGATCCGACGGCGCGCGCCTCAGCCACCGAGAAGCGCCCGCACGATGAGATAGAACAGAGACGGGCCGAGCAGACAGCCCAGACCGGTATAGAAGGTGGCCGTCATCGCGCCATAAGGCACAAGACGCGGATCGGTCGCCGCCAGGCCGCCGGCCACACCGCTGGTGGTCCCCATCATGCCGCCGAAGACCAGGGCCGCCGACGGATTGTTCAGCGAGATCGTACGCGCGATCGCGGGCGTGATGATCATCACCGAAATCGATTTCACCAGGCCGATGGCGATCGACAGCGCGATCAGATCCGAGCCGGCACCGATGGCGCTGCCCGTGACCGGGCCGACGATATACGTGGCCGCGCCCGCGCCGATGGTGGTCACCGCGACCGGGTCGGTATAGCCGAACAGGTACGCGACCACCCCGCCCAGCACGAACGGTACGCCAAGCCCTGCAAACAGGGCCACGACACCGTTCAAACCCGCTTTCCTGAGCTCGCCTACATCGACACCGAACGCGGTGGCCACAATGGCGAAATCGCGCAGCATCGACCCGCCCATCAACCCCAGACCGGAAAACAACGCAATATCGGCCAGGCCGTCTTCGCCGCCGGTGGTGAGACCGCCGATATACGACAACACCAGCCCGGCTGCGATCGCGATCGCCGAACCGTGGATACGACCGGCGGTGAGATGGGTCGAGACCAGGTTGCAGATCAGCATCAGCAGGCCGACGGCGGCGAACGCGGTGATCAGGCCGTTGCTGGTGAACACGTCAAGCAGTCGCTCACTCATCATGCGACTCCTTGTTCTGCGCCGATTCCAGCTCGTCGAGCGGGACCGCGTACTTGCCGGCGCCCAGGCGGGCGATGACCGGCACGAGTGCGAAGCTCACCGCCACTACAAGCAATCCGCCGACCACGGCGACCGGCCCGCCGGTGACCGCGCCGACCACATTCTGGCTGGCGGCCATCGCAACCACGATCGGAATATACAGCGAGCTCCAGAACTCCACGCCGCGGCGCGAGGACAGATCCAGACGCCCGTTCTGCTGCAGGCGATAGACCACGAACACCAGCAGCAGCATGGCCAGACCCACGCCGCCGACATTCGAATCGACGCCGATCGCGGCCCCGATCAGCTCGCCGATGACGTTACCGGCAAGCATGCATGCGGCCAGTAGTGCCACACCATAGATAATCATTGCAGAACTCCTCCGTCGATCGATTTTTCTGTTGGCCGGCAGTCTTGGGCGTGCCCGCACCCCCGATCAACGAAGCTCAAGTTAAGTTCGTTAGGCGCGCCGGCGCCGGGTAGTGCGCAACGTTGTTCAGCGCGGGGCCGCAGACGCAGGGCCCGTGGGGCTTCGCGCGCGGACGAAGCGGCAAAGCATCCATACGAGTATCGGCTGTCATCCCAACGCTGTCTCATACCAAAGTCGGATGATCCGGCGGCCTCCCGGCCGGCTCTTTGCCGGCCGGCCGCCCTCTCGTTCGAGGCAAACCTGGCACGCGATGTCCGCTCCACCCGCCGACGCACCCGGTCCTTCGCGACGAGCGCAGTGTTCGCCCAAAGCGGTGACTCGCCAGGCCCGGGAAGCGTCGTATCGCTTGGCGCATCGCGCCTGTATGCAGCGGACAGACGATCGCACCGCGATCTGTGAGGCTGCTTTGGGGCGACGTGCCGACGCACGCGGTACACGCGTCTGACGTCCTCTGGCGCACGCGCTCTACAGCCTGCCACCCCGGTGCCGGCAGCGGGGGATTACAAGAACGGCCGTTTGAAACTAGACCAACGTCTAGTCGTCTCGACTATTATTGTCCGACAATATGATCGTTCGGACGGCTAATGACGTTGAGCCGCCACCCCGGAGACCTGATATGCCGACCGATCAGAGCCCCGCCACCGAAAGGCGCGAGATCATTGCTGTGCGTTATGGCACGCGTGACACCCTGCGTAGTGAGATCTATTACAACTTCGAGGCCTTCGGCGAACCTGACGCCCCGGCCGTGATGGACTACTACTTCTGGGTGGTGCGCGACGCCCGGCAAACCTGGGTCATCGACACCGGCTTCAGTGCCGCGGCCGGCGCAGCGCGTGATCGCACCATGTTGGTCACTCCGGCCGATGCCCTGCGGCGACTGCAGATCGACCCGGCCACCGTCGGCCAGCTGGTCATCACCCACGCGCATTACGATCACACCGGCAATATCGATCTGTTTTCCAACGCCGAGATCGTGATGTCGCAGACCGAGTACGACTTCATCGCCGGGCCGTTCGCCGATCGCGGACCGCTGGCCGTGGCCATGGACGCCGACGACAATCGTCGGTTGCTGGCGCTCGCCGACGCAGGCCGAGTTAAACGCGTCGGCACAACGCACAGTCTCGCCCCGGGTCTGCAGCTACTGGAGATGCCCGGCCATACACCCGGCCAGCTGTCGCTGGTCGTAGCGCAGCCTGAAGGCCCGGTCGTGCTTTCCTCGGATGCCGTGCACTACTACGAGGAACTCGAATGCGACCGGCCATTCGCGGTGATGTCAGGTCTGCTTGACATGTATCGCAGCTTCGCCGCAATTCGCGAACTGCTCACCGCCCCGGGCGCGGTGCTGGTTCCGGGCCATGACCCCGAGGTGATGACGCGCTTTGCGCCGGTGGATCCGAGCGACCCGGGCTTCGCCGTATGTATTGCCTGATTCCGAGCAGGCCGGCGACGCACATGCGAATGCCCTCTGAGCGAAGCAGGGACGCCACCATCGCTGAAAGCGGTTGGTACATCGTGCAGGCCGCCGCTCGACGTTCGACTATCGACCGGCAAGCCGCGTCGGAGGCCAGCAAAAGCCAGCTCAGATTGATCGCCGTCCCAGGGATGGCGCACGTCGATGCATGAGGCTCGGTCATCGCGCCCTTCCACAAGACAGCGGCGCCAATGCGTGCTAGCAGGGGCAGCCCGCTGCTCGACCGCGCGCGGTTCAACCAACCCGGCCGCCACCGGCGAGACGACGATCGCCGGCCACACTGGGATCCGCATATCCTTCAGCGGCTCCAGGCACCCGAATATCGCGACCGGATCAACAACCATATGGTCGCGGCCATCGGCGATGTCTTCGGCGGCACCCAACTGTTCGATACCGATTCAACCACAACCCAGGAGAACGCATGAAGATCATTCACGGACGCGACGCCGAGGCCGCCTCTGAGAACCGTACGGCCACCTTCACCGGCACCGTGTGGGGCGACCCGGTCATGCCGAGCACCGATGGAGTCGCCATCAACAACGTATTCTTCGCCCCGGGCGCGCGCACGCACTGGCATACCCACGAACACGGCCAGATTCTGCAAGTCACCGCGGGCCGCGGACTGATCTGCACCGACGGCGGCACACCTGAAGAGATCCGCAGCGGGGACATCGTCTGGATACCGGCCAACGAACGCCATTGGCACGGCGCCACGCCAGGCAGCTATATGCTCCACACAGCGACATCGCTGGGTGAAACACGTTGGGAGCAGGCAGTCACCGACGGGCAGTACCAGCCATAATACGCGCCGGTCACGACCCATCCGCCGAAGGCGCTCTGGTTTTCTTCAGGCGCACGGCACTTGAGCGGCGCGCTCGCCACAGAACCGCCGCGACGAGAATAGACGCATCTATTTATAGTGAACGCCGATGTGACAGCCCTCGGTGCGTACGGGCCGTGCACTCGCCGCCAATCGAAAGCCGCTTCATCCCGTCGCGGCAGACAAAGCACTCATGGAGATCCAGGTAAGCCCCGTCACGCGCGCTGGCGCGTGACGGGGCCATTCCAACGCTCAGCCGCGCTCGCTGCCCAGTTGATCGAGATACCGGATAAAGGCGGTATGGTCGCTGCGTTCGGGCAGCGCCGATTCGGCTTCGCGCCACTCGCGGGCACATTCATCGAGCAGCGGCGCTTGCATGTCGATCGACTTCGCGAGATCGCGGGCGATGCCGATGTCCTTGGTCATCAGCGCAAGTGAAAAGCCGCTCGTGAAGGACTCCGGCAGCACGTACTGCGGAAACTTGTTCTCTGTGCTGTTGTTGCGGCCCGTCGACGCGTTGAGAATCTCGACCACGGTGGCCGGCTCGATACCGAACCGGGTTCCGATACGCAACGCTTCGCTGGCGGCCATCAGCCCGGCTGCCGAGACGAAGTTGTTGAGCGCCTTCATTGTATGCCCCGCGCCCAGCGGCCCGGCCCGCAGCAGCTTGTCGCCCATGGCGCGCAACACCGGCTCGACGGCGTCGACGGGCTCGTCGTCACCACCAATCAGTATCGCCAGCGTGCCGTTTTCGGCTTTTTTCACACCGCCAGATACCGGCGCGTCGACCAGGCGCAACTCGTAATCGCCG from Salinisphaera sp. T31B1 carries:
- the mdcA gene encoding malonate decarboxylase subunit alpha translates to MTERNWNTRSEDKSERMAAIAHRLDGKLLAREHIGEALYALIRSHDRVIAEGNNQKQADFLSGALADLDPARIHDLHMIQPSVGRPEHLAVFEKGIARKLDFAFSGTQSHRIGQLMMDGTIEVGAIHTYIELYSRLFVDLIPRVLLTAAFKADRAGNLYTGPSTEDTPALAEATAFSNGIVIAQVNEIVDDPADLDRVDIPASWVDVVVEADKPFFIEPLFTRDPRHITPVQIFMAMMALKGIYAEHGVTSLNHGIGFNTAAIELLLPTYGEALGLRGKIARNWVLNPHPTLIPAIESGWVESVHCFGTELGMEKYVAARPDVFFTGHDGSLRSNRAFCQLAGQYAADMFIGSTLQIDPDGNSSTVTTSRVSGFGGAPNLGSDARGRRHATPAWADLAPAGDPLARGRKLVVQMVETFQAGLKPTFVDRLDAVTVAEKAGLALAPVMVYGDDTTHLLTEEGLAYLYRADSIDERRAMIAAVAGVTPLGLSADTATTARLREQGKVCLPEDLGVTRTEATRAQLAASSIADLVDWSGGLYEPPPRFKSW
- a CDS encoding LysR family transcriptional regulator, with product MSSDEITLRKLEIFLVFMRERNLARAAEALSLSNVSVHKAIHSLESAVGCPLFAHRSRSLVPLASAFVLERDAREIIDRIQASVDAARQAAGISPSIFRIGSLYSLTVALVPDIINCLKTAVPDCDIELVLGSNADLETKLHAGDIDAALFCVHELRASRHRVVLPLFDDEIQLACAHGSPRLGPASADADLRHYNGRPFVVLSQDFSTGRDAYRMFQEADITPRVALRANDIFTLTSLVKGGVGHALLPGRIDNIYPGQLDFFRVVSAQRVIQTIGLCYLKSRASDERVVALARAATEVTA
- the madM gene encoding malonate transporter subunit MadM; this encodes MSERLLDVFTSNGLITAFAAVGLLMLICNLVSTHLTAGRIHGSAIAIAAGLVLSYIGGLTTGGEDGLADIALFSGLGLMGGSMLRDFAIVATAFGVDVGELRKAGLNGVVALFAGLGVPFVLGGVVAYLFGYTDPVAVTTIGAGAATYIVGPVTGSAIGAGSDLIALSIAIGLVKSISVMIITPAIARTISLNNPSAALVFGGMMGTTSGVAGGLAATDPRLVPYGAMTATFYTGLGCLLGPSLFYLIVRALLGG
- the madL gene encoding malonate transporter subunit MadL, encoding MIIYGVALLAACMLAGNVIGELIGAAIGVDSNVGGVGLAMLLLVFVVYRLQQNGRLDLSSRRGVEFWSSLYIPIVVAMAASQNVVGAVTGGPVAVVGGLLVVAVSFALVPVIARLGAGKYAVPLDELESAQNKESHDE
- a CDS encoding N-acyl homoserine lactonase family protein, producing the protein MPTDQSPATERREIIAVRYGTRDTLRSEIYYNFEAFGEPDAPAVMDYYFWVVRDARQTWVIDTGFSAAAGAARDRTMLVTPADALRRLQIDPATVGQLVITHAHYDHTGNIDLFSNAEIVMSQTEYDFIAGPFADRGPLAVAMDADDNRRLLALADAGRVKRVGTTHSLAPGLQLLEMPGHTPGQLSLVVAQPEGPVVLSSDAVHYYEELECDRPFAVMSGLLDMYRSFAAIRELLTAPGAVLVPGHDPEVMTRFAPVDPSDPGFAVCIA
- a CDS encoding cupin domain-containing protein, with protein sequence MKIIHGRDAEAASENRTATFTGTVWGDPVMPSTDGVAINNVFFAPGARTHWHTHEHGQILQVTAGRGLICTDGGTPEEIRSGDIVWIPANERHWHGATPGSYMLHTATSLGETRWEQAVTDGQYQP
- a CDS encoding NAD(P)-dependent oxidoreductase → MAACRRRWKASSWPSRSSTKSTPGLTMSDAKPTIGFIGLGQMGRPMARALSGAGYPLVLHDVDASAASALADELGAESASHPGEVGRAATIVILMLPNSRIVGRVVLGESDAPGLAAGMAAGGTIIDMSSSDPVETRKLAEALGDYELRLVDAPVSGGVKKAENGTLAILIGGDDEPVDAVEPVLRAMGDKLLRAGPLGAGHTMKALNNFVSAAGLMAASEALRIGTRFGIEPATVVEILNASTGRNNSTENKFPQYVLPESFTSGFSLALMTKDIGIARDLAKSIDMQAPLLDECAREWREAESALPERSDHTAFIRYLDQLGSERG